A single window of uncultured Fibrobacter sp. DNA harbors:
- a CDS encoding PLP-dependent transferase, protein MTTQNKLHFETLQIHVGQEHADPTTDSRAVPIYQTTSYVFHSAQHAADRFALKDAGNVYGRINNSTQGVLEERIAALEGGVAALAVASGAAAITYAITALARKGDHVVAQRTVYGGTFNLLQHTLREFGIETTFV, encoded by the coding sequence ATGACGACACAGAACAAGCTCCACTTTGAAACTCTCCAGATTCACGTTGGCCAGGAACATGCAGATCCCACAACCGATTCTCGCGCAGTTCCCATCTACCAGACCACTTCCTACGTGTTCCATAGCGCTCAGCATGCCGCTGACCGTTTCGCCCTGAAGGACGCCGGTAACGTCTATGGCCGTATCAACAACTCTACGCAGGGCGTGCTCGAAGAACGTATCGCTGCCCTCGAAGGTGGTGTTGCCGCTCTCGCCGTCGCTTCCGGTGCAGCTGCCATTACCTACGCCATCACGGCTCTCGCCCGCAAGGGTGACCACGTGGTTGCACAGCGTACGGTTTACGGCGGTACCTTCAACCTGCTGCAGCACACGCTCCGCGAATTCGGTATCGAAACCACTTTCGTGG